A genomic window from Klebsiella quasipneumoniae subsp. quasipneumoniae includes:
- the trpD gene encoding bifunctional anthranilate synthase glutamate amidotransferase component TrpG/anthranilate phosphoribosyltransferase TrpD: MADILLLDNIDSFTYNLADQLRANGHNVVIYRNSVPAQALIERLGTMDNPVLMLSPGPGTPSEAGCMPELLTRMRGKLPIIGICLGHQAIVEAYGGYVGQAGEILHGKASSIEHDGQAMFAGLANPLPVARYHSLVGSNIPAGLTINANFNGMVMAVRHDADRVCGFQFHPESILTTQGARLLEQTLAWALQKLEHTNTLQPILEKLYQAETLSQQESHQLFSAVVRGEVKPEQLAAALVSMKVRGEQPQEIAGAATALLENAAPFPRPDYLFADIVGTGGDGSNSINISTASAFVAAACGLKVAKHGNRSVSSKSGSSDLLAAFGINLDMNADKSRAALDELGVCFLFAPKYHTGFRHAMPVRQQLKTRTLFNVLGPLINPAHPPLALIGVYSPELVLPIAETLRVLGYQRAAVVHSGGMDEVSLHAPTVVAELHAGEIKSYQLTADDFGLTPYHQAQLAGGTPEENRDILTRLLQGKGEAAHEAAVAANVAMLMRLHGHEDLKANAQQVLDVLHSGAAYDRVTALAARG; the protein is encoded by the coding sequence ATGGCTGACATTCTGCTGCTCGATAATATCGATTCTTTCACCTATAACCTGGCAGACCAGCTGCGCGCCAACGGCCATAACGTGGTGATTTACCGTAACTCCGTTCCGGCGCAGGCGCTGATTGAGCGTCTGGGCACCATGGACAACCCGGTGCTGATGCTCTCCCCTGGCCCGGGTACGCCAAGCGAAGCCGGCTGCATGCCGGAATTGCTGACCCGCATGCGGGGCAAGCTGCCGATCATCGGCATCTGCCTCGGCCACCAGGCCATTGTCGAAGCCTACGGCGGCTATGTCGGCCAGGCGGGCGAGATCCTCCATGGCAAAGCCTCCAGCATTGAGCACGACGGCCAGGCGATGTTTGCCGGTCTGGCTAACCCGCTGCCGGTGGCGCGCTACCACTCGCTGGTCGGCAGCAATATTCCCGCCGGGCTGACGATTAACGCCAATTTCAACGGCATGGTGATGGCGGTGCGTCACGATGCGGACCGGGTGTGCGGCTTCCAGTTCCACCCGGAATCGATCCTCACCACCCAGGGCGCGCGACTGCTGGAGCAGACTCTGGCCTGGGCGCTGCAGAAGCTGGAGCATACCAACACCCTCCAGCCGATCCTCGAGAAACTGTACCAGGCGGAAACCCTGAGCCAGCAGGAGAGCCACCAGCTGTTCTCCGCCGTGGTGCGCGGCGAAGTGAAGCCTGAACAGCTGGCCGCCGCGCTGGTCAGCATGAAAGTGCGCGGCGAGCAGCCGCAGGAAATTGCCGGCGCCGCCACCGCGCTACTGGAAAACGCCGCGCCGTTCCCGCGCCCGGACTACCTGTTTGCCGACATCGTCGGCACCGGTGGCGACGGCAGCAACAGCATTAATATCTCCACCGCCAGCGCGTTTGTCGCCGCCGCCTGTGGATTAAAAGTGGCGAAGCACGGCAACCGCAGCGTCTCCAGTAAATCAGGCTCTTCCGACCTGCTGGCGGCCTTCGGCATTAATCTCGATATGAACGCCGATAAATCCCGCGCGGCGCTCGATGAGCTGGGCGTCTGCTTCCTGTTCGCGCCCAAGTATCACACCGGTTTCCGCCACGCGATGCCGGTCCGTCAGCAGTTGAAGACCCGTACCCTGTTTAATGTGCTGGGACCGCTGATCAACCCGGCGCATCCGCCGCTGGCGCTGATTGGCGTCTACAGCCCGGAGCTGGTGTTGCCGATTGCGGAAACCCTGCGCGTACTCGGTTATCAGCGCGCGGCCGTGGTGCACAGCGGCGGGATGGATGAAGTCTCGCTGCATGCGCCCACGGTGGTCGCCGAGCTGCATGCCGGAGAAATCAAAAGCTATCAGTTGACCGCCGACGACTTCGGCCTGACGCCTTACCATCAGGCGCAGCTGGCGGGCGGTACGCCGGAAGAAAACCGTGACATTCTGACGCGCTTGCTACAAGGTAAAGGTGAAGCCGCTCACGAAGCCGCCGTCGCCGCCAACGTCGCCATGTTGATGCGTTTACACGGGCATGAAGATCTGAAAGCTAACGCTCAGCAGGTACTGGATGTGCTGCACAGCGGCGCGGCCTATGACAGAGTGACCGCCTTAGCGGCAAGAGGGTAA
- a CDS encoding anthranilate synthase component 1 — protein MQTSKPALELLTSDAIYRENPTALFHQLCGARPATLLLESADIDSKDDLKSLLLVDSALRITALGDTVTIQALSANGAALLELLDGALPSGIANQRQPNGRILTFPAVSSLLDEDARLCSLSVFDAFRLLQELVTVPANEREAMFFGGLFAYDLVAGFEDLPPLQSDTACPDYCFYLAETLLVIDHQTKHTRIQASLFTPLESEKQRLEQRLSQLRQQLNEPPLPLPVTTVAEMRCDVDQSDEEYGAVVRKMQRAIRAGEIFQVVPSRRFSLPCPSPLAAYDVLKKSNPSPYMFFMQDNDFTLFGASPESSLKYDAVSRQIEIYPIAGTRPRGRRADGSLDRDLDSRIELEMRTDHKELSEHLMLVDLARNDLARICTPGSRYVADLTKVDRYSFVMHLVSRVVGELRQDLDVLHAYRACMNMGTLSGAPKVRAMQLIAAAEGKRRGSYGGAVGYFTAHGDLDTCIVIRSAYVQEGIATVQAGAGIVLDSVPQSEADETRNKARAVLRAIAQAHHAKEIF, from the coding sequence ATGCAAACATCCAAACCGGCACTCGAGCTTCTCACCAGCGACGCCATCTACCGGGAGAACCCGACGGCGTTATTCCACCAACTGTGCGGCGCCCGTCCGGCCACCCTGTTGCTGGAATCGGCTGACATCGACAGCAAAGATGACTTAAAAAGCCTGCTGCTGGTAGACAGCGCGCTGCGTATCACTGCCCTCGGTGACACTGTCACCATTCAGGCCCTCTCCGCCAACGGCGCCGCGCTGCTGGAGCTGCTGGACGGCGCGCTGCCCTCCGGGATCGCCAATCAGCGCCAGCCCAATGGCCGCATTCTGACCTTCCCGGCGGTCAGCTCCCTGCTCGATGAAGACGCCCGCCTCTGCTCGCTGTCAGTGTTTGACGCCTTCCGTCTCCTGCAGGAGCTGGTGACCGTCCCGGCCAACGAGCGTGAAGCGATGTTCTTCGGCGGCCTGTTCGCCTATGACCTGGTGGCCGGCTTTGAAGATCTGCCGCCGCTGCAGAGCGACACCGCCTGCCCGGACTACTGTTTCTATCTCGCGGAGACCCTGCTGGTCATCGATCATCAGACCAAGCATACCCGCATCCAGGCGAGCCTGTTCACGCCGCTGGAGAGTGAAAAACAGCGCCTGGAGCAGCGCCTGAGCCAGCTGCGCCAGCAGCTGAACGAGCCGCCGCTGCCGCTGCCGGTCACCACCGTGGCCGAAATGCGCTGCGACGTTGACCAGAGCGATGAAGAGTACGGCGCGGTGGTGCGCAAAATGCAGCGCGCGATCCGCGCCGGGGAAATCTTCCAGGTAGTCCCTTCCCGCCGCTTCTCGCTGCCCTGTCCGTCGCCGCTGGCCGCCTATGATGTGCTGAAGAAGAGCAACCCCAGCCCGTATATGTTCTTTATGCAGGACAACGATTTTACCCTGTTCGGCGCCTCGCCGGAGAGCTCGCTGAAGTACGATGCCGTCAGCCGTCAGATTGAGATCTACCCCATCGCCGGCACCCGGCCGCGCGGCCGCCGCGCCGACGGTTCGCTGGATCGCGATCTCGACAGCCGTATCGAACTGGAAATGCGCACCGATCACAAAGAGCTTTCCGAGCACCTGATGCTGGTGGACCTGGCGCGCAACGATCTGGCCCGCATCTGCACCCCGGGCAGCCGCTATGTCGCCGATTTAACCAAGGTTGACCGTTACTCCTTTGTCATGCATCTGGTCTCCCGGGTGGTGGGTGAACTGCGTCAGGATCTTGATGTGCTGCACGCCTACCGCGCCTGCATGAACATGGGCACTCTCAGCGGCGCGCCGAAGGTTCGCGCCATGCAGTTGATTGCCGCCGCCGAAGGTAAACGACGCGGCAGCTACGGCGGCGCGGTGGGCTATTTCACCGCCCACGGCGACCTCGACACCTGCATCGTCATCCGTTCCGCCTACGTGCAGGAGGGTATCGCTACCGTCCAGGCCGGAGCCGGCATTGTGCTCGACTCGGTTCCCCAGTCGGAAGCGGATGAGACCCGAAATAAAGCCCGCGCGGTGCTGCGCGCCATTGCCCAGGCCCATCACGCGAAGGAGATTTTCTGA
- the rnm gene encoding RNase RNM — translation MSDSQYAVIYDLHSHTTASDGRLTPQELVHRAHEMRVGTLAITDHDSVAAIPGAREEIARAGLPLNLVNGVEISTLWENHEIHIVGLNIEIAHPAMTALLEEQKARRQQRGQMIAERLEKARIPGAWEGALRLADGGAVTRGHFARFLVEAGHAKNMAEVFKKYLARGKTGYVPPQWCTIKQAIDVIHHSGGKAVIAHPGRYDLSAKWLKRLLAHFSEQGGDAMEVAQCQQAPHERAQLAALAVQFGLLASQGSDFHQPCAWIELGRKLWLPAGVEGVWHSWEAAAE, via the coding sequence TTGAGCGACAGCCAATACGCAGTGATTTACGATCTGCACAGCCATACCACCGCCTCTGACGGGCGGCTGACTCCGCAGGAACTGGTCCATCGCGCCCATGAGATGCGCGTTGGCACGCTGGCGATCACCGACCATGACAGCGTGGCGGCTATCCCGGGGGCCCGGGAAGAGATTGCCCGCGCCGGATTACCCTTGAACCTGGTGAACGGCGTCGAGATTTCCACCCTCTGGGAGAATCACGAGATTCATATTGTGGGTCTCAATATTGAAATTGCGCACCCGGCGATGACCGCCCTGCTGGAGGAGCAGAAAGCGCGGCGCCAGCAGCGCGGCCAGATGATAGCCGAGCGTCTGGAGAAGGCGCGCATCCCCGGCGCCTGGGAAGGGGCGCTGCGGCTGGCGGACGGTGGCGCCGTCACCCGCGGCCATTTTGCCCGTTTTCTGGTGGAGGCCGGCCACGCGAAGAACATGGCGGAGGTCTTCAAAAAATACCTTGCCCGCGGGAAAACCGGTTACGTGCCGCCGCAGTGGTGTACAATAAAACAAGCAATTGATGTCATTCATCATTCTGGCGGCAAGGCGGTGATAGCCCATCCCGGACGTTACGATCTTTCCGCCAAGTGGCTGAAGCGGCTGTTGGCCCACTTTAGCGAGCAGGGCGGTGATGCCATGGAAGTGGCCCAGTGCCAGCAGGCGCCCCACGAACGCGCTCAACTGGCCGCCCTGGCCGTGCAGTTTGGTCTTCTGGCGTCGCAGGGATCCGATTTCCATCAACCCTGCGCGTGGATCGAGCTTGGCCGTAAGCTCTGGCTCCCTGCCGGCGTCGAAGGCGTCTGGCACAGCTGGGAAGCGGCCGCCGAATAA
- the trpA gene encoding tryptophan synthase subunit alpha produces MERYETLFAQLKNRQEGAFVPFVTLGDPGPEQSLKIIDALIEGGADALELGIPFSDPLADGPTIQGAALRAFAAGVTPAQCFEMLAAIRQKHPTIPIGLLMYANLVFSPGIDEFYAQCARVGVDSVLVADVPVEESAPFRQAAMRHNIAPIFICPPNADDDLLRQIASYGRGYTYLLSRAGVTGAENRAALPLHHLVEKLAEYHAAPPLQGFGISAPEQVSAAIDAGAAGAISGSAIVKIIERHLDEPQAMLDELKAFVQSLKAATKTA; encoded by the coding sequence ATGGAACGCTATGAGACGCTGTTTGCCCAACTAAAAAACCGCCAGGAAGGCGCCTTCGTCCCCTTTGTGACCCTTGGCGATCCGGGACCGGAGCAGTCGCTGAAAATTATCGATGCGCTGATCGAAGGCGGCGCCGATGCCCTTGAGCTGGGGATCCCCTTCTCCGACCCGCTGGCGGACGGCCCGACCATCCAGGGCGCGGCCCTGCGCGCCTTCGCCGCGGGGGTGACCCCGGCGCAGTGCTTTGAGATGCTGGCGGCGATCCGCCAGAAGCATCCGACGATCCCAATCGGCCTGCTGATGTACGCCAACCTCGTCTTCAGCCCGGGTATCGATGAGTTCTATGCCCAGTGCGCCCGCGTCGGCGTCGACTCGGTGCTGGTCGCCGACGTGCCGGTGGAAGAGTCCGCCCCGTTCCGCCAGGCGGCGATGCGCCATAACATCGCGCCGATTTTCATCTGCCCGCCCAATGCGGATGACGATTTACTGCGCCAGATTGCCTCATATGGCCGCGGCTACACCTATCTGCTGTCGCGCGCCGGGGTGACGGGTGCGGAAAATCGCGCTGCGCTGCCGCTGCACCATCTGGTGGAGAAGCTGGCGGAATATCACGCCGCGCCGCCGCTGCAGGGCTTTGGCATCTCCGCGCCGGAGCAGGTGAGCGCCGCCATTGACGCCGGCGCCGCCGGGGCGATCTCCGGTTCCGCCATCGTCAAAATCATCGAACGCCATCTTGATGAGCCGCAGGCCATGCTCGACGAGCTGAAAGCCTTCGTCCAGAGCCTGAAGGCGGCGACCAAAACCGCCTGA
- a CDS encoding glycerate kinase yields the protein MINEQPAEILQDIFQHAVDSARAGPAILSNLPEKPRGRCVVIGAGKASAAMAAAVDAAWPDVDVSGVVVTRYGYAVPAGRIRIIEAAHPVSDSMSEVAAMLIVEALRGLTSDDLVLALISGGGSALMALPAPGLILKDKQAITRALLHSGANIKEMNLVRRHLSAVKGGKLARMAQPARIVSLIISDVPGDNPADVASGPTVADDSTPLDALRVLQRYGIQTPEPVHKLLSQPAGPVESAVNSEVKLIATPQLALQAAALAACRHGLTPLILGDALEGESREVAIVMAGIAKSVKQYGHPVSGPAVLLSGGETTVTVSQGQHGKGGRNTEFALSLACALQGESGIWAIAGDSDGIDGTEDAAGALVFPDTLTRGIMGGLNAASYLDAHDSYSYFHALDDLVMTGPTLTNINDIRAILIA from the coding sequence ATGATAAATGAACAGCCTGCAGAGATCCTGCAGGATATTTTTCAGCATGCTGTCGACAGCGCCCGAGCCGGGCCTGCGATTCTGTCTAACCTGCCGGAAAAACCGCGTGGCCGCTGCGTGGTAATCGGTGCCGGTAAAGCCTCGGCGGCAATGGCAGCGGCTGTGGATGCAGCCTGGCCGGATGTGGATGTGTCTGGCGTGGTGGTGACGCGTTACGGTTACGCGGTGCCTGCTGGTCGCATCCGGATTATCGAGGCTGCTCATCCGGTATCGGATTCGATGAGCGAAGTTGCCGCCATGCTGATTGTGGAAGCGCTGCGCGGATTGACCTCTGATGACCTGGTGCTGGCGCTCATTTCCGGTGGCGGTTCGGCGTTGATGGCGCTGCCCGCACCAGGATTAATATTGAAAGATAAGCAGGCCATTACCCGCGCGCTACTGCACAGCGGTGCCAATATCAAAGAGATGAATCTGGTACGTCGTCATCTCTCCGCGGTGAAAGGCGGCAAGCTGGCAAGAATGGCGCAACCGGCCCGTATTGTGTCACTGATTATCAGCGATGTGCCGGGGGATAACCCGGCAGATGTGGCATCAGGTCCTACTGTCGCCGATGACAGCACGCCGCTTGATGCGCTTCGGGTACTTCAGCGCTACGGTATTCAGACCCCGGAACCTGTTCATAAACTGCTAAGCCAGCCGGCAGGCCCGGTTGAAAGCGCAGTGAACAGCGAAGTAAAACTCATTGCCACGCCGCAGCTGGCTTTGCAGGCTGCCGCGCTGGCTGCGTGCAGACACGGACTGACGCCGCTTATTCTCGGCGATGCGTTAGAAGGCGAAAGTCGTGAAGTGGCCATTGTTATGGCCGGGATTGCTAAATCCGTGAAGCAATATGGTCATCCGGTTTCCGGTCCGGCAGTGCTATTGTCGGGGGGCGAAACCACCGTGACGGTAAGTCAGGGTCAGCACGGGAAAGGGGGTCGTAATACTGAATTTGCGCTCAGTCTGGCCTGTGCGTTGCAGGGAGAAAGCGGTATATGGGCAATCGCCGGCGACAGTGATGGTATCGACGGAACGGAAGATGCAGCAGGTGCGCTGGTATTCCCGGACACGCTAACACGCGGCATAATGGGTGGTCTAAATGCGGCTAGTTATCTTGATGCACACGATAGCTATAGCTATTTTCATGCGCTCGATGACCTGGTAATGACCGGCCCAACGCTAACCAACATAAACGATATTCGGGCAATATTGATTGCCTGA
- the trpB gene encoding tryptophan synthase subunit beta, whose translation MSTLLNPYFGEFGGMYVPQILMPALRQLEEAFVSAQKDPAFQAEFTDLLKNYAGRPTALTKCRNLTEGTRTTLYLKREDLLHGGAHKTNQVLGQALLAKRMGKTEIIAETGAGQHGVASALASALLGLKCRIYMGAKDVERQSPNVFRMRLMGAEVIPVHSGSATLKDACNEALRDWSGSYEKAHYMLGTAAGPHPFPTIVREFQRMIGEETKAQILEKEGRLPDAVIACVGGGSNAIGMFADFIEETHVGLIGVEPAGHGIESGEHGAPLKHGRVGIYFGMKSPMMQTADGQIEESYSISAGLDFPSVGPQHAYLNSTGRADYVSITDDEALDAFKALSRHEGIIPALESSHALAHALKMMRENPEKEQLLVVNLSGRGDKDIFTVHDILKARGEI comes from the coding sequence ATGAGCACTTTACTGAACCCCTACTTCGGCGAATTCGGCGGCATGTATGTGCCGCAGATCCTGATGCCCGCCCTGCGCCAGCTGGAAGAAGCCTTTGTCAGCGCGCAGAAGGACCCGGCCTTTCAGGCGGAATTCACCGACCTGCTGAAAAACTACGCCGGTCGTCCGACGGCCCTGACCAAATGCCGGAACCTGACCGAAGGGACCCGCACCACCCTGTACCTGAAACGCGAAGATCTGCTGCACGGCGGCGCGCACAAAACCAACCAGGTACTGGGCCAGGCTCTGCTGGCCAAACGGATGGGCAAAACCGAAATTATCGCCGAGACCGGCGCCGGCCAGCACGGCGTCGCCTCAGCGCTGGCCAGCGCCCTGCTCGGCCTGAAATGCCGTATCTACATGGGCGCTAAGGACGTCGAGCGCCAGTCGCCGAACGTCTTCCGTATGCGCCTGATGGGCGCCGAAGTGATCCCGGTGCACAGCGGCTCCGCCACGCTGAAAGATGCCTGTAACGAGGCGCTGCGCGACTGGTCCGGCAGCTACGAGAAGGCGCACTATATGCTGGGCACCGCCGCCGGTCCGCACCCGTTCCCAACCATCGTGCGTGAATTCCAGCGCATGATTGGCGAAGAGACCAAAGCGCAGATCCTCGAAAAAGAGGGACGCCTGCCGGACGCGGTGATCGCCTGCGTCGGCGGCGGATCAAACGCCATCGGCATGTTCGCTGATTTTATCGAGGAAACCCATGTCGGCCTGATCGGCGTGGAGCCTGCCGGGCACGGTATCGAAAGCGGGGAGCACGGCGCGCCGCTGAAGCATGGTCGCGTTGGGATCTACTTCGGCATGAAGTCGCCGATGATGCAAACCGCCGACGGCCAGATCGAGGAATCTTACTCCATTTCCGCCGGGCTGGACTTCCCGTCCGTTGGGCCGCAGCACGCGTATCTGAACAGCACCGGGCGCGCCGACTATGTGTCGATCACCGACGACGAAGCGCTGGACGCGTTCAAAGCGCTCTCCCGCCACGAAGGGATCATCCCGGCGCTGGAGTCCTCGCACGCCCTGGCCCACGCGCTGAAGATGATGCGCGAAAACCCGGAAAAAGAGCAGCTGCTGGTGGTTAACCTCTCCGGCCGCGGCGATAAAGACATTTTCACCGTACACGACATCCTGAAAGCGCGAGGGGAAATCTGA
- a CDS encoding L-threonylcarbamoyladenylate synthase translates to MSQFFYIHPDNPQARLINQAVEIVRKGGVIVYPTDSGYALGCKIEDKGAMERICRIRQLPDGHNFTLMCRDLSELSTYAFVDNVAFRLMKNNTPGNYTFILKGTKEVPRRLLQEKRKTIGMRVPSNPIAQALLETLGEPMLSTSLMLPGSDFTESDPEEIKDRLEKVVDLIIHGGFLGQQPTTVIDLTEDAPVVLREGVGDVRPFL, encoded by the coding sequence ATGAGCCAGTTTTTTTATATCCATCCGGATAACCCGCAGGCGCGGTTGATTAACCAGGCGGTGGAGATTGTGCGTAAGGGCGGGGTGATCGTTTATCCTACTGACTCCGGCTACGCGCTGGGCTGCAAAATTGAAGACAAGGGCGCGATGGAGCGGATCTGCCGCATCCGTCAGCTGCCGGACGGACACAACTTCACCCTGATGTGCCGCGACCTGTCCGAACTGTCAACCTACGCCTTTGTGGACAACGTGGCGTTTCGCCTGATGAAAAACAATACGCCGGGCAACTACACTTTTATCCTCAAAGGAACGAAAGAGGTGCCGCGCCGGCTGCTGCAGGAGAAGCGTAAAACCATTGGTATGCGCGTCCCGTCCAATCCCATCGCTCAGGCGTTGCTTGAGACCTTAGGCGAACCGATGCTCTCCACCTCGCTGATGCTGCCCGGCAGCGACTTTACCGAATCCGACCCGGAAGAGATCAAAGATCGTCTGGAGAAAGTCGTGGACCTCATTATCCACGGCGGCTTCCTTGGACAGCAGCCGACCACGGTTATCGATCTCACTGAAGACGCTCCGGTGGTTCTGCGCGAAGGCGTCGGCGACGTGAGGCCGTTTCTGTAA
- the trpCF gene encoding bifunctional indole-3-glycerol-phosphate synthase TrpC/phosphoribosylanthranilate isomerase TrpF: MQTVLAKIVADKAIWVEARKQQQPLASFQNEVVPTQRNFYDALAGTRTAFILECKKASPSKGLIREDFDPAAIASIYKHYASAISVLCDEKYFQGSFDFLPIVSKVAPQPILCKDFTIDPYQIYLARYYQADACLLMLSVLDDEQYRQLSAVAHSLNMGVLTEVSNEEELERAIALKAKVVGINNRDLRDMSIDLNRTRQLAARLGPDVTVISESGIHTYAEVRELSHFANGFLIGSALMEQADLEAAVKRVLLGENKVCGLTRPQDAQVAWESGAIYGGLIFVPTSPRAVNDAQAKAVIAAAPLQYVGVFRNAPLDEVVARAQALGLAAVQLHGDEDQAYIDALRDALADNVRIWKALSVGETLPARTLRHVDKYLLDNGQGGSGQRFDWSLLQGQDLRNVMLAGGLGADNCVEAAKSGCAGLDFNSGVESQPGIKDASKLASVFQTLRAY, translated from the coding sequence ATGCAGACCGTTTTAGCAAAAATCGTTGCCGACAAAGCGATTTGGGTGGAAGCCCGCAAACAACAACAACCGTTAGCCAGTTTTCAGAATGAGGTCGTCCCGACGCAGCGCAATTTCTATGACGCGCTGGCCGGCACCCGCACCGCGTTTATTCTCGAGTGCAAAAAGGCCTCGCCGTCGAAGGGGTTGATTCGCGAAGATTTCGATCCGGCGGCGATCGCCAGCATCTACAAACACTACGCCTCGGCGATCTCGGTGCTGTGTGATGAGAAATATTTCCAGGGCAGCTTCGATTTTCTGCCGATCGTCAGCAAGGTCGCGCCGCAGCCGATCCTGTGTAAGGACTTCACCATCGACCCTTACCAGATCTACCTGGCGCGCTACTATCAGGCCGACGCCTGCCTGCTGATGCTCTCGGTGCTCGACGATGAACAATATCGTCAGCTCTCCGCGGTGGCTCACAGCCTGAATATGGGCGTGCTGACCGAAGTCAGCAATGAAGAGGAGCTGGAGCGCGCCATCGCTCTGAAGGCGAAGGTGGTGGGCATTAACAACCGCGACCTGCGCGATATGTCGATTGACCTTAACCGCACCCGTCAGCTGGCGGCGCGTCTCGGCCCGGATGTCACGGTGATCAGCGAATCCGGCATCCATACCTATGCCGAAGTGCGTGAGCTGAGCCACTTCGCCAACGGCTTCCTGATCGGCTCCGCCCTGATGGAGCAGGCGGATCTGGAAGCGGCCGTCAAACGCGTGCTGCTCGGCGAGAACAAAGTGTGCGGCCTGACGCGCCCACAGGATGCCCAGGTGGCCTGGGAGTCCGGCGCCATCTACGGTGGCCTGATCTTCGTCCCGACCTCACCGCGGGCGGTAAATGACGCCCAGGCCAAAGCGGTGATCGCCGCCGCGCCGCTGCAGTACGTCGGCGTCTTCCGCAATGCGCCGCTGGACGAGGTGGTCGCCCGCGCCCAGGCCCTGGGGCTGGCCGCCGTGCAGCTGCACGGTGATGAAGACCAGGCTTATATCGACGCGCTGCGCGACGCCCTCGCGGATAACGTCCGCATCTGGAAAGCGTTGAGCGTTGGTGAAACTTTGCCGGCCCGTACACTCCGCCATGTCGATAAGTATCTGCTCGACAACGGCCAGGGCGGCAGCGGCCAGCGTTTTGACTGGAGCCTGCTGCAGGGCCAGGATCTGCGCAACGTTATGCTGGCCGGCGGCCTCGGCGCCGATAACTGTGTGGAAGCGGCCAAAAGCGGCTGTGCCGGACTCGATTTCAATTCAGGCGTAGAGTCGCAACCCGGGATTAAAGACGCCAGCAAGCTGGCCTCCGTTTTCCAGACGCTGCGCGCATATTAA
- a CDS encoding response regulator, producing the protein MLHELISLINVVIWPAIVLFFLCRFGTAINRFLENLSRLSIKGPGFEVETFNKGAESSANLAAALASKGTIAKGEGNVEQSVLDDVNVVTQAVTPRVLRRAGDAVILWVDDRPNGNRFERQSMEALGIRFVNVVSTDEALERLKNQSFDVIISDMKRPGDDRAGYTLLDELRRKGKDIPYIIYASSNAAQHKEQAKQHGALDATNNPPELFRLVMGALKK; encoded by the coding sequence ATGCTTCATGAGCTGATATCGTTAATCAATGTTGTTATTTGGCCCGCTATTGTTCTGTTTTTTCTATGTCGATTTGGAACTGCAATCAACCGGTTTCTTGAAAACCTCAGCCGCCTTTCCATTAAAGGTCCCGGCTTTGAAGTCGAGACCTTCAATAAAGGGGCTGAGTCTAGTGCCAATCTTGCCGCTGCATTGGCCAGCAAAGGTACCATTGCTAAAGGCGAGGGTAATGTAGAGCAAAGCGTTCTGGATGACGTCAACGTAGTGACTCAGGCTGTAACGCCGAGAGTATTGCGAAGAGCGGGTGATGCCGTCATCTTGTGGGTTGATGACAGACCCAATGGTAATCGCTTTGAACGTCAGTCCATGGAAGCTCTGGGCATAAGGTTTGTTAATGTAGTATCTACCGACGAGGCTCTCGAAAGACTAAAAAATCAGTCGTTTGATGTGATTATTTCCGATATGAAGAGGCCTGGGGATGATCGTGCGGGATATACTCTCCTGGATGAGCTAAGAAGAAAGGGCAAAGACATTCCATACATTATCTATGCGAGCTCCAATGCTGCTCAGCATAAGGAACAAGCAAAACAGCATGGCGCTTTAGACGCGACCAATAATCCGCCGGAATTATTTCGCCTGGTCATGGGGGCGTTAAAAAAATAA